Proteins encoded within one genomic window of Actinomycetota bacterium:
- a CDS encoding transposase: MARRVDRCSRDWCSDRIKQTAVSPLLSARPGGEFFAEPATADQRRYEALRAYLLEGATATEVAGRFGYTPATVQSMARDFRAGRRDFFTDTKPGPKSAPAKDAARGRIIELRRAGRSAYEIAELLAAEGSKLNRTGVAEVLAEEGFPRLWPRPHAERGLPRREPQPRTGIVDFTEWPQRLDTKLAGLLLTIPDLIALDLPGLVRAAGYPGTTVVPALSSVLSLLALKLTGTRRVSHVEELATDPGAALFAGLSSLPKATALTTYSYRLDHAKQAAFLTALDKASLKAGLATGEAINLDFHAVMHWGQDPALEKHYVPSRSQRTRSVLTFFAEDADSHTLLSANADLAKATQHNEVLAFADHWHQVTGHDPNLLIFDSKVATQAQLAELTDRGIGFITLRARTPKLSQALHALPAEAWTPLTIARAGGKTRRVKVIDDPAAKLSSYPDTLRQLAVAGLGHDEPTILITNDPTSPAKKIIESYARRMNIEQRLAEAIRSFGLDALAGAVPLNVDLDVTLSVLAHTVCAALRRRLPGYHTATPDTLQRRFLSTGGDILNHHNEIIVRLDRRTYSPVLRQADLPSTEVPWWGGRRLRYEYR; the protein is encoded by the coding sequence GTGGCGCGTCGAGTTGACCGCTGCTCTCGGGACTGGTGTAGTGATCGCATCAAACAGACAGCGGTATCACCCCTACTCTCGGCGCGGCCGGGTGGGGAGTTCTTCGCCGAGCCGGCCACCGCGGACCAGCGTCGGTACGAGGCGCTGCGGGCCTACCTGCTGGAGGGCGCGACCGCCACCGAGGTGGCCGGCCGGTTCGGCTACACCCCGGCCACCGTGCAGTCGATGGCCCGGGACTTCCGCGCCGGCCGGCGCGACTTCTTCACCGACACCAAACCCGGCCCGAAAAGCGCACCGGCCAAGGACGCCGCCCGCGGCCGGATCATCGAGCTACGGCGAGCCGGCCGGTCGGCCTACGAGATCGCCGAGCTGCTGGCCGCCGAGGGCAGCAAGCTGAACCGGACCGGGGTGGCGGAGGTGCTCGCCGAGGAAGGCTTCCCGCGACTGTGGCCCCGCCCGCACGCCGAACGTGGCCTGCCGCGGCGCGAGCCCCAACCGCGGACCGGGATCGTGGACTTCACCGAATGGCCGCAGCGGCTCGACACCAAACTGGCCGGGCTGCTGCTGACCATCCCGGACCTGATCGCCTTGGACCTGCCCGGCCTGGTCCGCGCCGCCGGCTACCCCGGCACCACCGTCGTCCCGGCATTGAGCTCGGTGCTGTCGCTGCTGGCGCTGAAGCTGACCGGCACCCGCCGGGTCTCCCACGTCGAAGAGCTCGCCACCGACCCCGGTGCGGCGCTGTTCGCCGGCCTCAGCTCGCTCCCGAAGGCCACCGCGCTGACCACCTACTCCTACCGGCTCGACCACGCCAAGCAGGCCGCGTTCCTGACCGCCCTGGACAAGGCCAGCCTCAAAGCCGGGCTGGCCACCGGCGAGGCGATCAACCTCGACTTCCACGCCGTCATGCACTGGGGGCAGGACCCGGCGCTGGAAAAGCACTACGTGCCCAGCAGATCCCAACGCACCCGCAGCGTGTTGACGTTCTTCGCCGAAGACGCCGACAGCCACACCCTGCTGTCCGCCAACGCCGACCTGGCCAAGGCCACCCAGCACAACGAGGTCCTCGCCTTCGCCGACCACTGGCACCAGGTGACCGGGCACGACCCGAACCTGCTGATCTTCGACAGCAAGGTCGCCACCCAAGCCCAACTCGCCGAACTCACCGACCGCGGCATCGGGTTCATCACCCTGCGGGCCCGCACCCCCAAACTCAGCCAAGCCCTGCACGCCCTACCCGCCGAAGCCTGGACCCCGTTGACCATCGCCCGCGCCGGCGGCAAGACCCGCCGGGTCAAGGTCATCGACGACCCCGCCGCGAAACTGAGCAGCTACCCCGACACGCTGCGCCAGCTCGCCGTCGCCGGACTGGGCCACGACGAACCCACCATCTTGATCACCAACGACCCGACCAGCCCCGCCAAGAAGATCATCGAAAGCTACGCCCGCCGGATGAACATCGAACAACGCCTCGCCGAAGCGATCCGCTCCTTCGGCCTCGACGCCCTCGCCGGAGCCGTCCCGCTCAACGTCGACCTCGACGTCACCCTCAGCGTGCTCGCCCACACCGTCTGCGCCGCCCTGCGTCGCCGACTACCCGGCTACCACACCGCCACCCCCGACACCCTGCAACGCCGCTTCCTCAGCACCGGCGGCGACATCCTCAACCACCACAACGAG